The Aedes aegypti strain LVP_AGWG chromosome 1, AaegL5.0 Primary Assembly, whole genome shotgun sequence sequence tatcagatcttaatgatttacgcaaattaaaatgattgtcattgcaaataaatagtAATAaattggcatgtcccaaaaaatagctaTCTTTactcgacttgacccagtgacccaccggaataactccagccacaggaatatttccgagttcctcttgACACTTCTAGAAAATTGATATGtatgccagtatactgacaaaaaattatatggatccgttaagaattcacggagcggtgagggttttagtagtTTTGCATTCAATctggcctatacgggttaattggCAGTTCACATTAGAGATGCATACATAAATGTTCAAACTTTCATAACAGTACTGTCAAATTTTTTGCTCGCAAAACAAGATGCTGCACTTTatttcatactattcgggggagtggcgttcggggtaatgggatggagcttaaataaaatatgttccacGTAGGATAGGATAGGAACAAGATGTTTTTTGTAAACGGtccaaatcttgacgtttcaCAACGACCCGGGCAATATACCcctcttgtaaaaaaaatccacagcGTTTGTAGGAATGTTTCCAAAGACAATTCCACCACTAGCTTagcttaaaagggtccattagcagtcgccTTCCGGTAAAAAATCTTGTTATGAGCACAAATGCAAATATGAGGCTTCCTTATCGGGCGTAAAATTTTACGCTAAAAACCtgatttttggtagttttgcaATGTCTATTGGTTGTTTATACGTACCAAAGAACTAATATGCGCTACATCATTCGGGGAAACATGGGCAGTTTTTTCGTacttcatttatttgtttttctttgaGTTTACAGCATGCCTATTGCTTCATTCCCTTGTCTGCTTTGTGGTTGCACGTTATTTCagttgaaatttcaagaatttatgcaattttcaaggGGTGCGCATTCCACCCTATTGGCCAAACAACCACGACTACATCTTTTTGATTTTCTTACAGTAGTAATTCCTGACTTAATCGCAGGAAAGCATTCTGATTGAAGGGTTCCTCTATGTATAGGTGGACACGAGGCAATATGGACACAATTATTAAAAAAGCTTATACTTGGTAGTCACCATCAAGCTAGCGGGGTAAAGTGGACCCCGTATAAACACCTTAAAGTTTACAGGACAATTTGCCCGCGATTATTCAGAGATACTCGAAAAATGAAGCGCATATTAAGGAAACCATAGTAATAGGTCACTGTGCCACTAAaaaacatgagcatgagcattgatgaccatacaattcgtagttgctactccgtgattgaccagaataatcgaaattgtacagggaaccaactgatgtagcttgggagtagcttaccATCTTCAATGGTATATACATTttcggtaccgtaatttcgggtgaaattgatcacttttcactgttttccatgtctgttttctatgatgttgccaattccaaacaacttaatgcaggaaaacaagtacgacgatgagcctcattggtttatatactcaaattttcatacagttgtgattttagtgctcaAAATCGCCTCTAAAATAataaatcaaggaattccatttcggggtgaaattgatcatctgtcaaaacaattattgttaattatgaaaacaactttacttatttaatttgggcctcctgaatccaaatatgcttgccaaattttaaacaatgcaaaatttatggcaataataaacaattaattttcaacaataccgtagaaaacgcctaaatgtaggcaatttcagAAGGAATCTATAGATATCTATTAAAAATTCAAGTATTAcaacaaaataaacaaattggtacgaattttgatgataaaattcgttttggggatatattttaagcatccttacaatttttcaggttgacaccatgtccaaatccttgtttaaaactataagtttattaaTGTCTGCAAATATcacacagaacacgattatggaattttctattattttcatagaaataaatattccttaacacaaaaagcttcacaacatgcaattcgacaatagttaagacaaacaacgttcatttacataggttgcattgatttctgtgctctattagagggaaataaaatcgtgtgacacagtgatcaatttcacccgaattcacGGTAATGGTAatacattttcgaggactctgaaataagtaatgtcaataacggcgccgaccacgtccttacggtaatagggtaagggaaggaatgttagtgtgatatCCATTGTTACttaagaccgagtatacctttgcatcttcatggttgtcacgggaaggagttttgttagtgggaggtcTTAAAAGCTACATGaacaggattcaccttggtaagtgatgcgattgaTGCAGTCTTCCCATGAACAGAAACGATATGCAACTTTGATTTGAACCTTGCAAATTGTGTTGTACCGCAAACGCGCTTCGTCTCTGCATCAGTGTACCAAACCGAACCCGGTACTTGTGTATTTCGGTTCAAACTTTGGTTCAAacttagtttcaaatgatggcACAAAGCAGACAGACAGGGaacggttgaaatccacgcggataaatttctacgatcatGTATAGAACTTTTTGGTTCAAATCGCAAGACCCTTGAGGcttgaataaatattttatttaagcaGCTCAACTAAGATCAATACTTTAAATATCATTTAGCGgtaactttataaaaaaaacaaggattttactatacatacaacaagacacgataagtagaaattgataagcgtgAATATCAATAGTTTTCTGTCTGTCCGCTTATGCCACCGTTCTGAACCTCGGATGCAACCGAAGATttgcaccaaaatttgaaccgtGGTTGCATACGAGGTTCAAATTGACCGGTTTTCGAACCAGCGTTTGAAGCgatgttcactttacacatgATTGGGTTTAGGTTCAAGTTTGAGCGATTCGGTTTGCACACGAGAACAGAGTACAAGGAGAGTGCGAAACAGCCTGAACCGACGTGTTAggtgttcgtttgggaagactggATTCATGTCATGAAagaagttattcaatgaaaaccttttggcaaggcgacgttgattaacacgtaaaggaataacaataataacaaaatcgggcaacaTTTTCGAATAGTGTATGCTTCattacttttttcacaagcggattgctttgcggtctacggcaatgttgttcatcgtagaaatacctatcgatatctgtgttcagaattttcatagaGGTCAacgggcgacctctggcgatttttctttgcaaaagtaagttttcccatagtaaatcccatacaaattttgaactgctggcgcgtaaatatagtttcgccgatcgagctgaaattttgcacagttgtaatgggacctaaatgcaatccaaaaagtggactagAGCGAGagtctaaatttttcatattaacgtgtcccaggctagtgtCCATACGGTACCCCTACCATTCAAAAAGTATAGCGATTACATTCTCCACAGACgctcagtcaaaatcggatcaaAATATTGTTCATGCTCAAAATCCTATTTAATTCTTCCTTACTTGAGAAcctaagaaataaaatattagaataCAAACTGTTGAATTCGtctcaatttattttttcttgtcccaagatcattctcggcaactgggaaaaccttGTTGAGACTTGTTACTTTTAATAAGGTTTTAAATTtaacaaggactaataagtgttcctttgataactataacatcctgttctcttcgtttgcaACAGTCAGGGCTAATGTTACGTCATATAAGCTCCCTTTATATCAGGAACCATACATCTAGTTTTCACTGAAAATAAGAGGTATGACATTTGATATCAAGATAGCTCATATTACGTAATATCAGCTCTAGTTTGAACGTAGtatagacgaattccatccagaataagtcgaaaaaaataaaaatcgtgctcgtcttcgatttggattaaattttgcacatgtttttggtatgatagaataaatgttttttatagaaaaaaaaatgtcattttaacttaagaataacttttgaaaatggcctataaatgtttgcatgcatcttatttgaaaaattctaactccgaaactgttgattttagagaaaatgttctatgaagaagttgtagtgaaaaaacccagtaaaattgaACCGGAGTCGGTAATATGAAATAGCTGCGTACGTGACGAAATTGACAGCAAATAATAAACACCAGAAGTCTTTATTATTGGATAAAGATAGTCAACGTGGTTAATAGGGTAGTGATtctcagccgagtggttagagtccgcggatacaaagcaaagccatgctgaaggtgtccgggttcgattctcggtcggtccaggatcttttcgtaatggcaaTTTCCTAAACTTCCCTGGGCCAagagtattatcgtacaaatgcgaaaatggcaagtttggcaaggaaagctctcagttaaaaactgtggaagtgctcataagaacgctaagctgagaagcaggctctgtcccagtgaggacgttatgccaagaagaataagaagaaggatAGTGTTCTATTTGAAAGAAATTAAATTGTGTGcaacggtgatcaatttcacccatgTACAAAAGGGAAGCAATAATCCCCAAAAAAGCAAACAGCATGCACACTTTCCCCAAATACTACAGTATTTAACTAAAAGCATTTCGTATGATTCGCCGACATTACCGTACATTAGAAATATATAATACATCTATGTTTAATACATTgctattgaaaaactatcaaaTTTAATTGGATTTATGGAATTTCTACCTACTATTAAAAGTACgttgattcaaaataaaactatAAAAATAAGCCAAAAAATGGATTAATTGTCTTAATATTGTGTACATTGTGTAAACTCAGAGGAAAAATAATACACTTGTAGTTGTAGTGAGTAGGGGTGGTCTACTTTCCACTAagataaatttgcttcaaacttcgCTAACAGTTCCATTTTTCGATGCCAAAGTTTCTGTTTCCCTGAACGCTTAATTCTCAAGAACACCACCTAAGCAACCAATAAGCATTTCAACTAGCATTCACCCAGCATTATATGCGTCAGCGCGGCAATGCATCAAATGCTCTTTGAACTTATCGCTGCCTTTAGTGCTTCACTAaagcaggttttggcgaaataacgggcTGCTTAAATGCTACTCCTTCAGAAACGTTGCACATTGCTGTCAAAAAAGAGTAACGCCATCGGTGGAGAgcaacacaaaacaaaaatactgtACATCTCCTTCTCTTTCTCCTTTCATTTTCTGTCACCGTTGCTCTCTTCGATATGTTTTGTTGTTGTAGTGcagttttttgttgaattttttttgcGATTCGAAATCACGAACTGGTGATTGGTAAAGAACTGGTGATGATGCTCCGCTCTACAGATTATCCCACAGAAGATTCAGTGCTCAGCGTTGATTTAGTACCCTACTTAAGCTACACGCATCGATTTATTTCAGAGGTGTTGGATGTAGAATATGCTATACTGAGCTCGCTGCCGACGCATACTgatgaaattgaatttgaatgtacAAACCAGAGTTCCAAATCATTTTATTTCATTGTAGGGCTTTAAAATCAGCCGGTATTATTTTTCTGTAGAACCCGCGTGCTTGACAAAACGAAAAGTATTTACGTGCTGCTTTTTGCAATAGCAATAATGCTTGTTTTCAACATTCCTTTTTCTATATCATCATATGCCAGAGCCATCCCACACACTAGGCATAGGCATGAGAGAGACAGAATGCTTATATAATTAGTAAACATATAATCTGTGCTCTTCATTCTGACACTCGCACAGCATCAAACTAGCATTTCAGGTTCTCAGAAACGAAAACACATCTTGCAGTGAAAAAGTTAATTTACGACAGAGTGATTTCAGATAGCAGTGTTTTGGCTGATTTGAGACAGCTAAGCAATCAAACTGCTCAGACAAAACATAAAGCAGACCAAGTGCTATAAGCATTCCACTAGGCGGCTTGTTcaaatgcttattggttacctgggcatattctttatactattgtaatgAATTTATCATAAAGATTACCAACGCCAGACAAAagttattaatatttttaaacactTTCATCTCAGTTGTCTCTTTTTGGAACATGGGCCAATTATGCGCAGAACGGCAGTAGGTACCTTCACTCAATCCGTAAGACGCCGGCTGCAGCTCGCAACACGATGATCCGCGACCACCCTACGACCGCATGATACCTATACTCCGGGCCAGCTTGCAGCGCCCAGCtcagctgttgttgttgttcttCGAGGGGATTTCGTTCCACGTTCGGAGCGCCGAAGTCAACGTGTGCCGCACGGGACCTGCAGTCTAGTGCGGATGTTCGACCGTGCAGCACGGCAACACGGCAAAGTAGGTAGAAGTAGTAGGTGAAGAGTGCGCGAGTGGTTGTTTTGGTCTTCGATCCACCACAATGCAGGCCGACATCAATCAAATGTTCATCGAGCACGACATCGTTCCGGTGTTAATCGACAAGGCTCCGTTGGTGTTTGCTAAGGTCACGATCACTTGGAAGCGTCTTGTTGGAGCTGTTCGTAAACTTCCGTTGCTAATTGCAGGTTGCCTATCGTTCGAAACTGCTGGTCGAAGCGGGGAAGGAGCTTACTCCGACCGAAGTGCGTGATGCTCCCAAGGTCGAGTGGGACGCCGATCCCGTTGTTTTTTACACCCTGGTGATGATTGACCCAGATTCTCCGAGTAGGACCGAGCCACTGAACCGGGAGTTTGCCCACTGGTTGGTCGGCAACATTCCAGGCAAACACGTCGAGCAAGGAGAGGTTCTGTTTGAGTACATTCCTATATTCCCGAGATCTACAACCGGTCTTCATCGGTACATATTCCTGCTGTACCAGCAGAACTGCCGCAACGACTACTCCGAAGCACCTCGGGCCTCCAGGAAGTAGGTCAAACCCTCGGAAGCCGGTTATTATTGCATACTAATTGAACatggaattttctattttctCCCTGATCGCCCCGACGTAAAAAAACAGGAATCGAACTCCAAGGGTGTGCTTCTCAACGCGTAACTTCGCCCGCCGTTACAGTCTGGGTCGTCCGATCGCTGGCAACTTTTTCATCGCCCAGTTTGACGAATACGTCCCGATCATTCTGCGACAGTTCCCCGCATCCGACGATTTCTAACCAGAGTTCAAGCCTCTACATATCAAGTGACGTACACCTCAGTCTCATGCATGTATGACGTTGTGTGATTGAAGAGAGCAAAAGAAGGTCGCGTGTGGATTCGatcgaaacaaaaacaaaccgaCGACGAGAGAGCGTTCgtttttctgtttttgtttGCATTTTGATGTGAGCATtcgttgcgtttgaatttgaATGTGTTGTGGTTGTGTTCGCGGGGTCAGTTTTTAGGTTTCGGATGACGAAACGGAGCAGCAGCAGAACATAGGGGAGATTTCGTCGAGTGCGTGACAAAGAAGTGTCCTCGCCGTGATTAGGTGGCGATCAGCTACATAAAGGTGAATGATGATGATTACTGACGTCGACCTTATCAGTGACGACGACAAACAACTCAGGAGAAAAGTGCGAAGCTCTCGATAAGACAAGGGAATAAGTGTTTTTAAATATAGGGTGGTTCTTCTTGTGAATTTTGTACTTAGTTATTTCTCTTCGAAATGCAAGTTTAGTTTGATGTATTATTGTATTGTAAACTGGaggaaaataatcatcatcattttttgaattttaaaaaccagtttttcgctcaaaatcgaagcaatgtTGAAAATCTATTATAGCATTGCACTAACTATCTGTAatgtaatgatagattttcattaggatttctttgaatttaaacgaaaaaatctggtttttaatttttgattcttgctgatgattgaatgatagattcttgagccttaagagTTCTTTTTTCTTGTTATTCGAATGATATCAAATCTATAAATGTATTATTGCTGTTCAAACTGTTGTTTTTTATCTGCAAATTTGAGATTTCGACAGACAGTAACCACTGTATATGGTATTGTAATTACTGTAtatagttttcaagtttttctctaaggattttatcagtaatttattcaggtatttgcccaaatAATCTGATGTTACTCCTGAAAAAGTTCATTTAGTAgttatttcttaaggaatttttccacaaattttgtTAAGGACACCTCAAGAATTCAGCTTGGAATTTGCCAAGGAGACAtgatagaaatttctccaaagagcATTTCAGAAtaggtctgaattcctcctgaaAACTAACTTATTCATGAATGTCCTAACTCCTTCAAcgattcatccatcgatttctTTGGCACATCTGCAAAGATTGACGGTCAAAGAATTCTAGAAATTCAATCTTtaacttcttcagaaatttccataaaattgtCTTCAAGGATTAATATACGATATCAACAAAGAAtctctaaagataccttcagcaaaaACTGTaaagattccttctaagatttctacacaaattcctccaagatttttttgagtttttcaagTAAgtcttaaagttttttttttaaagaattcttccaggaaggtCTCCAGGGAAATttatctgaaaaataaatccatgaggtatttccaaaaaaatcctaagGTAACCTCTAATAACACTTGTGAAGTTTTATAGTTACCCTAATGACCTAAGATCTCTAAAATAACTACTGG is a genomic window containing:
- the LOC5577039 gene encoding protein D3; the encoded protein is MQADINQMFIEHDIVPVLIDKAPLVFAKVAYRSKLLVEAGKELTPTEVRDAPKVEWDADPVVFYTLVMIDPDSPSRTEPLNREFAHWLVGNIPGKHVEQGEVLFEYIPIFPRSTTGLHRYIFLLYQQNCRNDYSEAPRASRKNRTPRVCFSTRNFARRYSLGRPIAGNFFIAQFDEYVPIILRQFPASDDF